The sequence below is a genomic window from Hemitrygon akajei chromosome 2, sHemAka1.3, whole genome shotgun sequence.
ctgtaaaggcAGAGGGGCAGTCGGCATTTCCAGTGGAGGGTAATCACCATGCAGGGTCTCGACCCACAACAGCAGCTGCCCCTCGGCTTCCACagccgctgcctgacctgctgaatcttcACAGTTTGCTGTTTCTGTTCCCTCTCTCTGTACACCAGCCCCCGATCCAGGCAGGCTGGAGTGTCGGCAGATGCTGACCGTCACCAGGAAACCAAGGGAACTGGCCAGCCAGGGGGGCTGAGCCAGCTCAAACAACACCCAACTCGCCACCCCCTCCTCGCCACGCCCAGCGGACGAGGGGAGCGGTGAGGTGAAGGACCACCTTTCAGGGGAGGGGGTCTTCTTTACAATGACTGGGTGGAATGGGGCAGGGTGGGAGGGAATGGAAGTACCCCTCTCatggtgggagggaggtgaggggagggacGGCCTCCCACTTTTATGGGAGGGCGGTGGCCCGCTGTAGTTTCTCACAGGCGGCCCGGTGCCGCAGGAAACTGTCCCGCCACATGAACTTCTTGCCGCAGACGTGGCACTCGAAGGGCTTGAGGCCGGTGTGGATCTTCATGTGCTCCACCAGGTGGTGCTTCATCTTGAACTTCTTGCCGCAGATGGTGCAGCCGAAGGGCCGCAGGTTGAGGTGCATGTTGATGTGCCGGTCGCGCTGGCTCCGGTGGGTGAACGCCTTGCCGCAGTGACAGGCAAACATCTTGCCCCCGGAACCCGCTCCCCCTCCGCCCCCGGCCGCACCGTGCCGAGTGTCGCCCTGGGGCCAGCAGCCCCCAGGCGGGCCCCCGGCACCCGGCCGAGAGCAGCGGCCTCCGCCACCTCCTCCTCCACCGCCTCCGTCACCTCCCCCGCCCCGGGGGCTGCCCCCATCCGTTCCTTCGTAGGTGAACTCCTCGGAGGAGCCACACAGGTCGCCCGGCTCCTCGAAGGAAGGCTCCTCGGCGGCAGCCAGCAGCTCAGGTCCGGCCAGGGTGCAGACGTCGCTGATGCTGAGCGGCTGGGGCTCGGCCCGCCGGCAGCCCGCCGTCTTCACGAAATGGTGCTCATCCTCCTCGCAGGTCAGCACCAGGTCCTCCTCCGGCTTCTCCTTCTTGACCAGGACCCAGCGTGAGGGCGGCGGCTGTGCTGGGCCTGCCGGCGGCTGGAAGAGGCTGTCAGCCAGCCCTCCTTCCCCCGTCCCCTCTGCTCCGTGGTTGCTGGTGACCTTCTGCTCCAGCTCCTTGGCTTTGTCCACctcgtcctcctcctcctcctcatcctccacctGCGGTGTAAggaagtcaaagtcaagtcaGGTCTGTACGGGTGCAATGCGAGACTCAACTTGCAGCGGCATCTCAGGCCTATCACATCAGAGACAACTGTCACAGGAAAAACATAAACAGtacaaaattatacaagaaagagcACAATTAGCCAGAGAGCACAGAGGTTGGAGTGCTATGATCAGAAAATTTAAGCACAAGAGTTGAAAAGTTTGAGCGCAAGGATCAGGGAGTGTAAAAATAACAAGCCTGTTATTCTGACTGGCGATCCGTGACTAGTCCTCTGCGGAGATCGGTGCTCTGTTGTTTGTATCTTGGGCAAAATGTAGACAGATTGATTagcatgtttgcagatgacacaaaaatgaGAGGAGCTGTGGGCAGCGACAAAGGTCATGAAAGGATATAGAACTATTATGTGCGGGGAAATAGCAGATGGGGTTTAATACAGGCAGCAGTGCACTGCTGAATGCTGGAAGGTCAAATATAAGGGGAAATTATACAGCGCTGAACAGCATTGTTGAACAGAGAAATCTTGCTGTCCAAATCCATATTTCCCTAAAAATGGTAACACAAATAGAcagagtggtaaagaaggcatatggcatgcttgccttcatcactaGGGGCTTAAAGTAcaagagtcaggaagtcatgttgcgGAAGTACAAAACCCTGGTTAGGCTGCGCTTGGGATTCTTGTCTGTAATTCTGGTTTGCcccgttataggaaggatatggagtcTGCGGAAAGGTGCAGAAAAGGATTACCAAGATGCAGCCTCCACTGTGAGCCAGAAAGAGGTTTTTTCCAGGATGCTGACTACATTGTGTTCTaaaggtttaccaggatcctGACTGCATTGTGAGCTGGAAAGGGAGGTCCAACAAACTGGATTGTTTTCTCTAAAGCATTAGAGTCTGAGAGGAGATGTGATAGGACGTTTATAAAATTGCAAGAGGCTGAGATGAGGGGCCTGGTTAGACTCTTTTTCTCCTACAGTATAGAGAGCACAGGattaaggtgggggagggagaggttcaaaggggatgtcaCAGAGggaggtgggtgcctggaatgcactgctagaggtggcagtggaagcagatacgacaGAGGCATTTATTAAACAGACACGCAGGAATACACCGGGTGAGGAAGGACATGGAGCATATGCAGCTGGTTTACTTTGGAACAGACGGCGTGCCATAGGCCCCCTCTCTGTTCCCCGTTCCACCTACCTCCTCCTCGTCCtcatcttcctcctcctcctcccctccctccgccCCCTCGTCCACCTTAATGGTCACCTCCTCAGCCTCAGGCCTGGCCTCCGCCGCCTCGCGGGGGCTGAAGTAGTTGCTGCTGCTGGGCGACTGGCTGTCAGCGGGGCGGCAGGGGCGCTGgcagctgggggtgggggtgggcgtCAGCGGCTGGCTCTCCCGCAGCAGCTCCGTGCACTTGTCCACCACGTGCCACATCTGCAGGAAGCTTCCCACCGTCAGGTAGCTGACGATGTCGGCCGGCAGCACCGCCAGCCGGCCGGCGTAGCAGGAGGCCAGGATGCTCTCAAAGGCCCGCGAGTCCATCACTCCCGGCAGCACCAGGCGGCTGGCATTGCGGAATAGCACCTGGTCGTGGAAGTAGGGCGAGGAGGCAGCCAGCACCGCCCGGTGAGCCTTGAACACCTTGCCCTGCACGTGGATGGAGATGTCGCAGAACTTGCCCTCCATCCGCTGCTGGTTCAGGCTCTCCAGCAGGTTGTTACCAAAGTTGGGGAACTCCACGTACAGCACATTGCTTCCTGCCTCCATGGCTCCTGGCTGCTGCAAGTcggaatggggtggtgggagtgtggtagAGGAGAAAAAAGACACAGGACACAATTTAGCACGAGGAAATGAGGAGGAGGGATCCCTACGCTGAGCCCCACACCAACCTCGTGTCAGGGGAGGCTGCAGACACCAGAATCTGGAGTCACAAGTAAAGCAttggagagactcagcaggtcgagcagcacctGTAGAGGGAAGAGGGCAGTCAGCATTTCCGGTCGAGACCTGAGCTGTTGAATCTCCATTCGGCCCGCTGAGCTccagcagcacagaaacaggcctttcggcccatggCATCCATGCTGGTCTCCTTCTCAGCTACACCGATCTCACTCACCCTCATGAGGTCTGCGTCCTTCTGTGCCTAGCCGAAGAGTCTGTTTAAATACCTCTTAAGCGTAGGAATGACGTCTGTCTGCACCACCCCAGGTACAGCTACACACATGCACGTTATGTACAAATTATGCTAATTTACATTTCACCTCATCTAGCAACATATAGCACTGCTGCTGAAAAAAGttaattttagaagtatttaTACTCTGCAGATCTACATCTATGACATCAATAAATTTAAATAATTatcacttggacaggtacagagACAGAAAGGGTTTAGAAGGATTAGAGCCAAAAACAGACAAAGTGGACATACTCTGGTAGTGAACTTTGTCGGTATGgataagatgggctgaagggcctgcattaCTCCATGACCTCCTCTGGTAGTGCATGCCAGATATCAACCCTTTAAAACTCCCTTCTCCTACATCCTCCTGTTCTTAATAATCCCACCACTTGAAAGAGATTCTATCCTACTGCATCTatacttctcataatcttatatgctttttgtcaggtcacccctcagctccCTTTGCTCCGAAAACAAGCTTAGCCTATTCTCTCCTCACAGGACCgaagtcctccagtcccagcaacatcctgctGAATGTCCTCTCCAGTGCAACCACGCGCTAGTGAATGAAGTTTAAAGCCAGCATCACACTTGGGTTCCTAATGAGTGGATTCATTCCCTTTTCCCATCTCCAGTGGGAACAGGAGAGGACCTCACCCCACTGAAGCACAGTGGATTGTTTCCTCCCACCACTGCTCCTTATCCGCTGATCCCCTAAGCAACAAACATGAAGACATCCTGGTCTGCAGGCTTGATGACGAGGTTGGAATCAGTGTGAAAGGAGCAGAGAGCCATCCGCTTCACCGACACTATCAAACGCCAATCAGTAGGCGGTACTGCAGCAGGGACCCCAGATCTGGATCCAGGCAGGAACATGAGAGGATTCACCCGCTTTGTTGACAATGTGGAGGTTTATTGCGAATTAGGTGAGCCACTGCTGAGAATACCCAGCTTCGTATAGCAGCTCCTGTTGTTTGGGCAAGTACTTACAGTGCCTACACAATAGTAACCAATTTAGAATTAATGGACTGATGCCTCGAGcgtcacatgcaaaatgctggagaaactcagccatTCAGATAGCATCAATAGAGGGGAATATGTAACAGTGTGGAGCTCAGCACTGAAGGTACACAGGGAGTAACACAGACAACAGTATTTACAATGCATACTTGCACTGTTTCCCTTGAGAATGAGGTCCTGGACAAGATGTCCAGAATATAAGACAAGAAACAATATTTTACACTAATGAGTTGACAGCCTCGCTGAGGGTAAAATACCGTTTCTGGTTTTATCTACTCTTGAGATTGTACATAGAGATTAAGCCTGGGCTTCATCTTGTTACCTAAAGTATAAAGAACAATACTTCTCCAGCATCTCCCTGGCCTCCCAAGTACCTCTGAAATGTATACACCTCTGGAAGTTAGCAAAGACACCATTTCTACGTACAGCAATCAGGCAACAACCCCGTCTGTGGTGCTGGTCAAGGGGATGAATATTGGGCAGGAAATCTTTCTGTGAAGGTACTTGGGTTTGCAAATGGTTTCCAGTCAAGGCGACCCCATCTCCACCTAAGAAGGCTTGGTTAGTCTTTTCCACAGAGCCACGCACTGAAAACAAGAGAGAGATAATTAACCCAACAATCTAGAGCTCACCTTCAACATAAGCCTAGAGCCCAAACTAAAACCTAGCTCCTTCCCCACACAATTTAAGGAAAAACACTAGCTGGAAGTGTTCAAGGTTCCCAGCTCTTTAGATATTGGATTAATTAAATAgttgtatgtatattaaatattcATTTCTCCAGATCCATTACACTTTAAGACCAACTGAACTTTTCAACTCAATTCCAGCCTGAACTCACTCCCAAGTaactgttattccatatttaaaCACACTGAACCTCCCCATTAAATTATAGCCAGGTGACTATTATTCCATATACAAACCAACCAAACCCATTGATGTGATTCCAGCCTGTAACTCACTCTCTGGCAACTGTTACTCTACATATAAACACCCTGCAACACTCAAATAAATTATACACCTGGGACTGAGTCATGGGTTAGGTAAACCCACTAAATTTCCTGGTTAGTCCCAGGGTTACTCCCAGCTATCTAGTATTCATTTCATAACCAGAAGAACCATTTGATTAGATTCCAACCCATAATTCCCTCTTGAATTCTATCTTTCTATATTTAAATGACCCAAGTTAGATTCCGGTCTATGAAGCAGCTGAGAATACGGTGCTGTGTCTAGAGAGGTAGGCACTTACTTAGGCAGACACTCATTTAGTACAGTGTATACACACGAATGTAGACATTAACATATACATTTGCACACATACACATTAACACGTGTAGCACATACCTATTTATTTACATAGACAAACCTGAATATGCAGACACACTATATCCTTGCAAGCAAACATGTGTACACACACACTTCCTTTACCATCCGCATTGTCCTTCACACCAACGTCTATGTTTCTACACATTACAAACATATAGATCCACAAATACATGCAGACCACacgccccccccaccaccaccacaaccACCACAACCGTGTAGCACACGCACACATCCGTGCACAGCAAGACTAAACCTAATCATCCCTCCATCCCTCTCCCGGCCTCTGTCATCCTCAGCCCCTAGAGAGTCTGCTCTGGCCCACGGTAATTCCTTCCGGCTGTGCCCGGGCTAGGGGAGCAGAGGACCGGGCCTGTTAAGCCGCGACCAGTCGCCCGATCTCAGGCCCACACACCGTGCTACAACTCGGGCGCGGGCTGCTACCAGAGGCCGAGGCTTCAGTCCAGGCCTCGAGGAGACGGCGGGGGATGGAGGGACCGGGCGGGGTGGTACTCGCGGTAGGGGGCGGCGAGCCCTGAGATACTCACGGCAGGCGGAGGCTGCGCCTGGCGGCGGCCGAGGCTCCCGCTCCGGATTAGGGCAGCGGGAGGACAGGGCAGCGCCCCCAGCCGGCACCGAGCGGGAGAGCGGCAGTAGACCCCGGGCGTGCCGAGAGTCGAGAGGCGACCCGGTCCGGCCAGGCGAGCTGCGAGCCGGGTGGGGGCCCCGTCCGAGTGTCCGGCGAGGCGATACGAGGGTCCCGTTCCGGAGGGCGAACTGCAGGAGTCTCGGGAGGGGATCCGAGCGGACGCTGTGCGGGGCCAGGTATCGGGAGACCTGGTTACTAGGAGCCCCTGGAATCGGAGACCCAGACCGGGTACTGGGAACGTCGATGATAGGAACCTCCAGAACTGGGAGTCCCGGAAACCAAGATTCCTGGACATGAAGAGCGGGAGGTCCAGCCACTGGGACTCCAGAGCGGCGGACACTGGGAGTCTACGCATCCAAGAATCCCAGGGCACTGGGAGGGACGGACAGAGATCTAGATTCGGGACCCAGACTGCTGGGCTCCAGAGGCAATATATAACAGAAGCCCCAACACTGGGGCTCTCTTGAGACCCTGTCTGAGCTGTGGAGTTCCTGCTCACCAGGACAttgggagggggaaggaaagCTCTCCACTCGGGGGACTCCTGGACTCGGAGCAGGAGGCATTGAGATCCAAGAGAACCAGGTACTGGGAGCCCACATAACCACAAGCGACAGACAGTGTGAATTGCCCTGGAGTCCAATGTGCTGGGATGGGTGGACACCAGAAGTATAGGCAGTGGAAGTCTGGGGTAAGGTGTTCGGGATGTCTCAGGTGTCCCGAGTTGAGGACGCTGGGAATGTTAAACATCAACAGTGGCGGACTCTGGAAGTGACGGACACCAGGAATGGCATTCTGTGGAAGTGATAGAATCTGGAAGTGATGGACACGAGGAGTGGTGGACTCTAGGAGCTCAAAGATGGAGGGGGGCTCATTGGTGAGGCATTTGGGCAGGCACACTGCACCGAGCAGATTCCGCAGCCATGTCCTAGATCTCTGATGTCTGGCTTCAACAACCCTTTGCACAAAGTACATCTCCCAGTGATGGACAAAATTAACCCGCTAAGGGGACAGAGGAGGCTGCAGCTCAGGACACCAAATTCCCAGTCACCCAGATAGACAGACCTGGATGTGTCAGACAGAGACAGAGCCCTGGGCAACACCAGAACTGGGTAGAAGATCAGCTGACACCGGCAGCTCCTGGAGCAGAGACACCAGGAGCACTGGCTAGTGGGATAACTCGGCATGTAGAGCCCCAAAAAATTATCTTTTCAAATCAAGTTATCTGTAAATCATTACACCAACCATTACGCTGGCAGCAAGCGCTAGCACAGCGGGTAGTATAATGCAAGCAAaccggattcaattcctgccattgtctgtaaggagttttatgttctccctgtgaccatgtgggtttctcaggctgctccagtttcctcccacactttaAGGATGTACAGATTAAGGtttgtaaattgtgggcatgctctatAGGTGTCAGAAACGTGaaaacacttgtgggctgcccccagcacatactcggactgtgttggccattgacacaaacaacacattttgctgaatgtttcaatgtatgtgtgaCGATAATGAAGCTCTGGTCACCAATGCTCTAGTTTCTGCCAGGGCCATTCTTTACAGTCTCAACTGCTTGATAAATTGAATTACAAAGGGCAATGGGAATGACTGATGTTATTCAAATATGTCACTAACTGTGGGGCCAAGGAGTCCTCGTAAAACCCACCAGTGAGAATTATCTACCAGTCCTGATGCAATGTtttgtcctgaaacattgacagttcccTTTCCCCCTGAAGACACTGCTCATCCCACCAAGCTCcttcagagcaaacacgaggaaatctgcagatgctggaaattcaaacaacacacacaaaatgctggtggaacacagcaggccaggcagcatctataaggagaagctctgtcgacatctcggcccaaaacgtcgacagcgcttctccctatagatggattgtttgttgctccagtttccagcagctgcagcctCCTCTGTCCCCTTAGCGGGTTAATTTTGTCCATCACTGGGAGATGTACTTTGAGCAAAGGGTTGTGGAAGCCAGACATCAGAGATCTAGGACATGGCTGCGGAATCTGCTCGGTGCAGAGTGCCTGCCCAAATGCCTCACCAATGAGCCCCCCTCCATCATGCTTGCCTTCGTAGATCGaagcattgagtacaagagtcaGGACATCATGCTGTATCTGTACAAAACACTGGTCAGGCTCTACATGAAGCATGTAGTAATGTCAGAAAGAGTGCGGAAGAAATTCACCATGCTGTTGCCTAGAATTTAGTTGCAAAAGGAGTTTGGATAGACTGGGTTTAGGGAAGttttaaaactagagggcacaggttttagGTGCGAGGGGAGAAGATCGAAGGGTATATCTTTCACACAGAATGTGCTGATTgtcaggaatgagctgccagagggcaTGGTacgtacaacatttaaaagacatttggacaggaaaAGATGAAGTGCATGTGAATGAGATAGGCATAGATGATTAAGATGGATGAGATTCTCTTTCGATGTTGGACAACACTATGAAGTGGAGACTTTCTTTGTGATTCAGAGATTAAAGCACCTCTGTGAGAAGTCCTTACACATTTTGGTTCtggaaatggaattggtttattattgtcacagataCCAAGGTAGATTAAAGAACTGTTTTATACGCTATCCGTACAGATCACTTAATTACAATATCgcattgaagtagtacaagggaaaagaatAGCggattgcagaataaagtgcagagcaggcagacaataaggtgtaagGCCATAACAAGGTAGGTTGTGAGTTCAAGGGTTCATCTTAACAAACAAAATATCTACTCAAATATCTTGGAACAAaggaacagcacaggaacaggtatTTTGGTCAACAGTGTAGTgatgaactaattaaactagtaatcgtGCACCTAACTAAACCTTTCAATTCACCCTACACAATGTTCGAATGTCTCCATtttctgccaacacaatgtccatgtccccccattctctgacttcacaatgttcatgtccctccattctctgcctacacaatgtccatgtccctccattctctgcctacacattgtccatgtccccccattctctgcttacacaatgtccctgtctctccattctctgcttacacaatgtcccgtccctccattctctgcttacacaatgtctttgtctctccattctctgcctacaaaatgtccatgtccctccattctctgcttacacaatgtcccgtccctccattctctgcttacacactgtctttgtctctccattctctggctacaaaatgtccatgtccctccattctctgtttacacaatgtcccgtccctccattctctgcttacacaatgtccctgtctctccattctctgcttacacaatgtaccgtccctccattctctgcttacacaatgactttgtctctccattctctgcctacaaaatgtccatatccctccattctccgcctacacaatgcccatatacctccattctccgcctacaaaatgtccatgtccctccattctctggttacacaatgtccctgtccctccattctctgcttacgcaatgtccctgtccttccattctctgcctacacaatgtccatgtccctccattctctgcctacacaatgtccatgtccatccattctctgcctacacattgtccatgtccctacattctctgcgtacacaatgtccatgtccttccattctctgcatacacaatgtcccggtccatccattctctgcctacacattgtccatgtccctccattctctgcctacacaatgtctatgtccctccattctcagcctacacaatgtccatgtccctccattgtctgcctacacattgtccatatccctgcattctctgcgtacacaatgtccatgtcactgcattctctgcactcacaatgtccctgcccctccattctctgcctacacaatgtccatgtccctccattctctgtccaaccaatgtcaatgtccctccattctctgtccaaccaatgtcaatgtccctccattcgctgcctacaaaatgtccatgtccctccattccctgcctacacaatttccctgtccctccattctctgcctacacattgtccatgtccctacattctctgcgtacacaatgtccatgtccatccattctctgcctacacattgtccatgtccctacattctctgcgtacacaatgtccatgtccttccattctctgcgtacacaatgtcccggtccatccattctctgcctatacaatgtccatgtccatccattcactgcctacacattgtccatgtccctccattctctgcctacacaatgcccatgtccctccattctcagcctacacattgtccatgtccctgcattctctgccttcaaaatgtccatgtccctacattctctgcgtacacaatgtccatgtccatccattctctgcctatacaatgtccatgtccatccattatctgcctacacaatgtaaatgtccctccattctctgtccaaccaatgtcaatgtccctccattctctgcctacaaaatgtccatgtccctccattctctgcctacacaatttccctgtccctccattctttgcctacacattgtccctgtccccccattctctgctttcacaatttccctgtccctccattctctgattacacaatgctcctgttcctccattctctgcttatacaatgtccatgtccctccattctctggttacacaatgtccctgtccctccattctctgcttacgcaatgtcccggtccctccattctctgcctactcattgtccatgtccctgcattcactgcctggacattgtccatgtccatccattctctgcctacacattgtccatgtccctccattctctgtttacgcaatgtccatatccatccattctccgcctacacaatgcccatatacctccattctccgcctacaaaatgtccctgtccctccattcactgattatacaatgtccctgttcctccattctctgattATACAATGTCCAGGTCCCTctattctgtgcctacacaatgtccatttccatccattctctgcctacacattgcccatgtccctacattctctacctacacaatcccatgtcactgcattctctgagtgcacaatgtccatgtcactgcattctctgcctgcacattgaccCTGTCCcgacattctctgcctacacaatgttcatgtccctccattctcagcctacacaatgtccatgtacctccattgtctgcctacacattatcaatgtccctgcattctctgcgtacacaatatccatgtcactgcattctctgcctacacaatgtccgtgtccctgcattctctgcctacactatgtccatgtccctccattcactgtttacccagtgtccctgtccctccattctctgcttacacaatgtccatgtccctgcattctgtgcctatacaatgtccctgtccccccattctctgcttccacaatgtccctgtctctccattctctgcataaacaatgtcccgtccttccattctctgcgtacacaatgtctttgtctctccattctctgcctacaaaatgtccatgtccctccattctctgtttacgcaatgtccatgtccctacattctctgtttacgcaatgtccatgaccctccattctctgcctacacaatgcccatatacctccattctccgcctacgcaatctccatgtccctgcattcactgcctgcacattgtccatgtccctccattctctgcctatacaatgtccatgtccatccattctctgcctacacattgtccatgtcactacattctctgcgtacacacagtccatgtccttccattctctgcctatacaatgtccatgtccatccattctctgcctacacattgtccatgtccctacattctctgcgtacacactgtccatgtccttccattctctgcgtacacaatgcccatgtccctccattctcagcctacacaatgtccatgtccctccattgtctgcctacacattgtccatgtccctgcattctctgcgtacacaatgtccatgtccctgcattctctgcctacacaatgcccatgtccctccaatctccgcctacacaatgtccatgtccctccattgtctgcctacacattgtccatgtccctccattctctgcctacacaatacccatgtccctccattctcagcctacacaatgtccatgtccctccattgtctgcctacacattgtccatgtccctacattctctgcgtacacaatgtccatgtccttccattctctgcgtactcaatgtcccggtccatccattctctgcctacagattgtccatgtccctccattctctgcctacacaatgtctatgtccctccattctcagcctacacaatgtccatgtcccttcattgTCTGCCTAAACATTGTCCATGTCgctgcattctctgcgtacacaatgtacatg
It includes:
- the LOC140717219 gene encoding zinc finger and BTB domain-containing protein 43-like; this encodes MEAGSNVLYVEFPNFGNNLLESLNQQRMEGKFCDISIHVQGKVFKAHRAVLAASSPYFHDQVLFRNASRLVLPGVMDSRAFESILASCYAGRLAVLPADIVSYLTVGSFLQMWHVVDKCTELLRESQPLTPTPTPSCQRPCRPADSQSPSSSNYFSPREAAEARPEAEEVTIKVDEGAEGGEEEEEDEDEEEVEDEEEEEDEVDKAKELEQKVTSNHGAEGTGEGGLADSLFQPPAGPAQPPPSRWVLVKKEKPEEDLVLTCEEDEHHFVKTAGCRRAEPQPLSISDVCTLAGPELLAAAEEPSFEEPGDLCGSSEEFTYEGTDGGSPRGGGGDGGGGGGGGGGRCSRPGAGGPPGGCWPQGDTRHGAAGGGGGAGSGGKMFACHCGKAFTHRSQRDRHINMHLNLRPFGCTICGKKFKMKHHLVEHMKIHTGLKPFECHVCGKKFMWRDSFLRHRAACEKLQRATALP